The DNA region CAAGAGCAAGTTCTATAAGTGGCTGAAATATTTTATGTCTCAGTCCAATCGTGCCGAGTTGCTGACCAAAACCGAGCAGTGGAAAAGTGTGGGCTTCCCACAATTGAATGACAGCTTGTTTGTGGTCCTGACTTATTTCTTCGAACGCTTGCTGCCTGAATATTTCGATAGCGAAGACGACAACACCAAATACACTGGCGCGATTAACCCCGTGCGTATTGGTCGGCGCAAAGACTTCTGGAACCGCCTCACCATGGGTTATCAGGATCTGCTGATCCAGAAGGTTCTACGCGAAGAGAAGAAAGCGGGCAAGATGACCTGGAACAACATCATCGACAAGTTCTTCAGTAAGTTTGACGAACTGAACGGTGATAAAATGACAGCTAACTCGCTGAATTTCCCAGGTTTCCGTTTATCTATCGAAGATGCGCTAGATAAAGGTATTCGTCCTTGTGGCTTGATTACCGGCATAGCGAATTTCAATCACGATGGCAAAAAGATCCGCGTGGGTGTTGCTGTGTCCAATACCGCGTTCCAGGCGGGGGCTTTTGATATGGCCAGCGCCGAGAAATTCTCGGCACTGCTGATTGAATGCGCCAAACGCCGTCTGCCAGTGATCTGTTTTATCAGTTCTGGTGGGATGCAGACCAAAGAAGGCGCTGCCGCACTATTTTCTATGGCGGTAGTGAATGACCGTCTGACTCGTTTCATTCGTGATAACGAATTGCCCGTGCTGATGTTTGGTTTCGGTGATTGTACCGGTGGCGCGCAGGCTTCTTTTGTGACACATCCACTGGTGCAGACCTATTACATGTCTGGCACCAACATGCCATTTGCCGGACAAATGGTAGTGCCCGCTTATCTGCCATCCACTGCCACTTTGTCTAACTATCTGTCGAAAGTGCCCGAGGCAATGAATGGTCTGGTACTGAATCCGTTCAGCGATAGCCTCGATGAACAGTTGCAAAGCATTGATCCTTTGATGCCAATGCCAACAGAAAGTATCGAAGAAGTCATTGCCGGTGCTTTGTCATCGCTGGTGGCAACCGCTCACGAAACAACTGCCGATGAAATTGTGCAGGATGATCCGCGAGCCTTGATGAAACCTATCAACAAGGTATTGATCCATGCCCGTGGTTGTACGGCCGTCAAACTGATCCGTAAAGCGCACGACAACCACATCAACGTGGTGCTGGTGGCGTCCGATCCCGATATGACAGCCGTTCCGGCAGAAATGTTGAATGACAACGATAAGCTGGTATGTCTTGGTGGTAACACCTCTGACGAATCTTACCTCAATGCGTATTCCGTATTGCGTGTGGCGGATTATGAGAAAGTTGATGCGTTGCATCCAGGGATTGGCTTCCTCTCTGAAAGTCCGCAATTTGCCGCATTGTGTGTCAACAACGGCGTGAACTTCGTTGGCCCTAGCGTTAACTCCATGACCACCATGGGTAACAAGTCTAACGCCATTAAAACCTCTCAGTCGCAGAACGTGCCAGTCGTACCTGGGTCACACGGTATTCTGACTAATGCGGAGCAGGCGGTAAATGTGGCTAACGAAATCGGTTATCCGGTGCTGCTGAAAGCCGTACAAGGTGGTGGCGGTAAAGGCATTCAGGTAGTACGTCGTCCTGAAGAAATGATTGGTCTGTTCCAGAAAACATCTACCGAAGCAGCTGCGGCCTTTGGTAACGGCGATCTGTATCTGGAAAAATATGTCACTTCCCTGCGCCACATCGAAGTACAGTTGTTGCGTGACCGCTTTGGTAACACCAAGGTGTTGGGCATTCGTGACTGTTCGGTACAGCGCAATAACCAGAAGGTGATTGAAGAATCCGGTTCTACCATGTTGCCGGAAGAACTGAAGCAGAAGGTGATGAAATACACTGAAGCTTTGGGGAATGCGACCGATTACACCGGTGCCGGTACTGTCGAATACATCTATAACCTGGATGCCAACGCAGTGTATTTCATGGAGATGAATACCCGGTTGCAGGTAGAACATCCGGTAACCGAAGTCACTTCTGGTATTGATATCGTCAGTGCGCAGTTTGATATTGCCGCTGGGCGTTCAATCGAGAAATTGCAGCCCAAAGAACTGGGGTATGCCATCGAAGTGCGCGTGACAGCTGAAAAGGCGGCGCTGGACAGCCACGGCGTATTACAGCTAGTGCCAAATCCAGGTTTAATCAGTGAGTGTGTGTTGCCACCACAAGATAATGTGGAAGTGATCGCTATTGCTGCTGAAGGTAAAGAAGTTTCACCTTACTACGACAGCCTGATCGCCCAAATCATTATCCATGGTGAAGACCGTGAAGATACCATCAATAAGATGTTGGATTACTTGGATCGCGTAGTGATCAAAGGAATTGCCACCAATATCCCATTGTTGAAACGCATCTTGAGCGACCGTACTTTCCGTGATGGTGTGTACGACACCAACTATCTGCCACGCCTGATGGCCGAACTGGACATCCCGGCATTGATCGCAGAAATGGAAGCCGCCGCTGAAACGCAGAAAGTGGATACTGCCTCTTTGCGTGTCGGCGAATCCAATGAGCTGAAAGTGCTGGCTCAAGGCGCTGGTATCTTCTACACCTCACCGGCTCCTGGCGAAGCAGATTTTGTCAAGGAAGGCGACATAGTGACGGTTGAACAGACATTGGCACTGACAGAGGCGATGAAGATGTTCTCGCAGATGACACTGGCCGGTTTCAACCGTAAAGGTGCGGTATTGTATCCAGAAGATAAAAAATACCGTATTGAACGGATCCTCAACAGCAATGGCCAACAGGTTTCCCAAGGGGATCTGTTATTTGTTGTGTCACCGGTCGACGAGTAACCACAGTGTTTTTAAAGAAGCCCGCAGCCGCGGGCTTCTTTGTCTGGAGCCCTCGGCTACAATTTTCCTGTTAAAGACAGGTGACATCATTCTTTTGTTTGTATAGATTACGGCCGTTCTGGCAAAAAATGTCATAAAAGTTTCCGTTATTTGCGGGAATATAGGATATGGCCGTAAGGACATCCGTATTTCTATGTTAAAAAAGAAAGCTAACTATATAAAAATAAACTATTTTTTATAGTTTACTGAGTAAAGTCAGGGCTAGTCTTTAAGCCACTGGCGAAATTTGAAACTCCTCATTGCAGGATACGGGGATTTCGGTGTTATAATACGCGCCTTAATTTATGGGGTTCCGTCTGTCGCAGCAACGAAGTGGCATACTCCGTCTCCTATTCACTAACTCATAATGAAGTTGAATCATGACTGACTTATCGAAATACAGAAACATTGGTATTTTCGCTCACGTTGACGCGGGCAAGACTACCACCACCGAGCGTATCCTGAAACTCACTGGTAAGATCCATAAAATAGGTGAAGTACATGATGGCGCTTCAACCATGGACTTCATGGATCAGGAAGCTGAACGTGGTATTACCATTCAGTCAGCTGCGACCACCTGCTTCTGGAAAGATCACCGTTTCAACATCATCGACACCCCTGGGCACGTTGACTTCACCGTTGAAGTATATCGTTCTCTGAAAGTATTGGACGGCGGTGTTGGTGTGTTCTGTGGTAGCGGCGGTGTAGAACCTCAGTCCGAAACCAACTGGCGTTATGCGAACGAATCAGAAGTTGCTCGTCTGATCTTCGTAAACAAACTGGACCGTATGGGTGCAGACTTCCTGCGTGTTGTTGGTCAGATCAAACGTGTTTTGGCGGCAACTCCATTGGTAATGACTCTGCCTATCGGCCGTGAAGACGAATTCACTGGCGTAGTCGATGTATTGACTCGTAAAGCCTATATATGGGACGACTCAGGTCTGCCAGAAAACTACACAGTGGCAGACGTGCCTGCCGACATGGTGGACTTGGTTGAAGAATACCGTGAACAGATGATCGAAACTGCCGTTGAGCAGGATGACGATCTGATGGAAGCCTACATGGAAGGTGAAGAACCTTCTATTGAAGACATCAAACGTTGTATCCGTAAAGGTACAATCAACTTGGCATTCTTCCCCACATACTGTGGTTCTGCGTTCAAAAACAAAGGGATGCAGCTGTTGTTGGATGCGGTAGTTGATTACCTGCCATCTCCAACTGAAGTTGTGCCTCAGCCTCTGACTGACCCAGAAACTGGTGAAGAAACTGGCGAAGTTGCCACTGTTTCTGTGGATGAACCACTGCGCGCTTTGGCATTCAAGATCATGGATGACCGTTTCGGTGCCTTGACCTTCGTTCGTATCTATTCAGGTGTGATGAAGAAGGGTGACACAGTACTGAACAGTGCGACTGGCAAGACCGAACGTATCGGCCGTATGGTGATGATGCATGCAAACGACCGTAGCGAAATCGATTACGCACAGGCGGGTGACATTATCGCTGTAGTAGGTATGAAGAACGTTCAGACCGGTCATACTCTGTGTGATCCTAAGCACGAATGTACTTTGGAACCTATGATCTTCCCAGATCCAGTGATCTCTATCGCTGTGACTCCGAAGGACAAAGGCGCTTCTGAAAAACTGGGTATCGCACTGGGTAAAATGGTGGCTGAAGATCCATCATTCCAGGTAGAAACCGACCAAGAAACTGGCGACACCATCCTCAAAGGGATGGGTGAACTGCATCTGGACATCAAAGTTGACATCCTGAAACGTACTCACGGTGTTGAACTGAGCGTTGGTGCACCACAGGTGGCTTATCGTGAAACTATCACTAAAGCCGTTGAAGATAGCTACACCCACAAGAAACAGTCTGGTGGTTCTGGTCAGTACGGTAAGATTGATTACCGCATCAAACCAGGTGAAGCCAACACTGGCTTCAAGTTCGTGTCTTCAGTTGTGGGCGGAAACGTACCTCGTGAATTCTGGCCAGCCGTTGAATCTGGTTTTGAATCCATGATGAAAGAAGGTCCACTGGCAGGCTTCCCAGTGCTGGACGTAGAAGTTGAGCTGATTGATGGTGCTTACCACGCAGTTGACTCTTCCGCTATCGCGTTTGAAATTGCAGCTAAAGCGGCGTTCCGTCAAAGTATGCCAAAAGCCGGCCCACAGTTGCTGGAACCTATCATGAAGGTTGACGTGTTCACACCAGATGCTAACGTCGGTGACGTGATCGGTGACTTGAACCGTCGTCGCGGCATGATCAAGGATCAGGAAGCTGGTCTGACTGGCGTGCGCGTTAAGGCTGATGTGCCATTGGCAGAAATGTTCGGTTACATCGGTAACCTGCGTACTATGACATCTGGTCGTGGTCAGTTCTCCATGGAGTTCTCTCACTACGCAGCATGTCCTGCTAACGTTTCAGAAAAAGTGATTGCTGAAACCAAAGCGAAAAAAGCGGCTAAGTAAGTCTTAGTGTGATGAAGAGGCCCGTATTTACGGGCCTTTTTTATGCCCATAAAATAATGATGTCAGTTACCCCACTATAGAGCAGTGTGTTCTTGTTTTGTTCTTGGTAGCCGGGCAGTCACATAAAGGCCAAATGGATTGGTAACAATA from Shewanella dokdonensis includes:
- the fusA gene encoding elongation factor G — its product is MTDLSKYRNIGIFAHVDAGKTTTTERILKLTGKIHKIGEVHDGASTMDFMDQEAERGITIQSAATTCFWKDHRFNIIDTPGHVDFTVEVYRSLKVLDGGVGVFCGSGGVEPQSETNWRYANESEVARLIFVNKLDRMGADFLRVVGQIKRVLAATPLVMTLPIGREDEFTGVVDVLTRKAYIWDDSGLPENYTVADVPADMVDLVEEYREQMIETAVEQDDDLMEAYMEGEEPSIEDIKRCIRKGTINLAFFPTYCGSAFKNKGMQLLLDAVVDYLPSPTEVVPQPLTDPETGEETGEVATVSVDEPLRALAFKIMDDRFGALTFVRIYSGVMKKGDTVLNSATGKTERIGRMVMMHANDRSEIDYAQAGDIIAVVGMKNVQTGHTLCDPKHECTLEPMIFPDPVISIAVTPKDKGASEKLGIALGKMVAEDPSFQVETDQETGDTILKGMGELHLDIKVDILKRTHGVELSVGAPQVAYRETITKAVEDSYTHKKQSGGSGQYGKIDYRIKPGEANTGFKFVSSVVGGNVPREFWPAVESGFESMMKEGPLAGFPVLDVEVELIDGAYHAVDSSAIAFEIAAKAAFRQSMPKAGPQLLEPIMKVDVFTPDANVGDVIGDLNRRRGMIKDQEAGLTGVRVKADVPLAEMFGYIGNLRTMTSGRGQFSMEFSHYAACPANVSEKVIAETKAKKAAK